The Blautia luti nucleotide sequence TTCGGGTTTTGTGAGAAAGGAGCAGCTTATGGATCAAGAACTATTCAATCCACAGTCTTCTTCCGTAAGTTCCTCCCGAATCATTTACACCCCATCAACCTTTGCAAGAACATCCTTGCTCCATCTGCAGGAGGTTGGCTCTTTGCAGGCTGTTCACCCACATGTATCCCAGAGAGAGGATTTGGTGTCGTTTCTTTGCTTTATTGTTTTGTCTGGCGAGGGAGAACTTTCCTACGAGGAGCAGACTTATCAGCTAGGCAAGGGAGACTGCGTGTTCATTGATTGTCGGAAAGCATATAGCCATTCGACTTCTGACAATCTCTGGTCTCTCCAATGGTGCCATTTCTATGCACCGTCCCTTCCGGCTGTATATGAGAAGTACAAAGAGCGAGGCGGTCGGCCTGTGTTCCATCCGGATGACATAGCTTCGTTTACCAGTCTGCTCAGTGACCTCTACAATCTGGCATCATCTTCCGATTATATCCGGGATATGCGAATTAATGAGAAACTGGGGACTTTACTCACTTTACTGATGGAACAGTCCTGGCATCCAGAGAGCGTGACGGTGAGCCGGAAGAGAATGGAACTGGCAGCCGTGAAGGAGTATCTGGACGAACATTATACGGAGAAAATTATGCTGGAAGAGTTGGCAGAAAAGTTCTTTATTAACAAGTTTTATCTGTCCAAAATCTTCAAAGAGACTTACGGAACAACAGTCAATAACTATCTGATCTCAAAGCGGATCACCAGAGCCAAGCAGCTGCTTCGCTTCACAGATATGACTGTGGATGAAGTTGGTGTTGCGGTCGGTATGGGAGATGCAAACTATTTTAGTCGGATGTTCCGAAAAGTAGAGGGAATCAGTCCAAGAGAATATCGGAAACAGTGGTGACATTGAGGCACAGCGAGAAATCGCTGTGCTTTTTTTGAAGTATGCCGGTTAGAACGAAACTATCTGCATCCGTTTTTTCTCCGGGGCGACGTATGCAAAAAATATGACAGAAAAAGCTAAAAGGGGAGGTATCTGGCTATGAAGGACTTATTTTTACATGATTCTCTGGACACCTCCCCTGTTGTTTTTTCAGACCGCATTCTTTACACTCCGACATCTTTTGCAAAGACTGCCCTTTTATACCTGCAGGAGATCGGAAGCCTGCAGGCAAAGAAGCCGCATACTTCCTCCCGCACCCGCCTGTCGTCATACCTGTTTTTCTGTGTTGATTCTGGTTCCGGTGAACTGGAATATCGGGGGAAACGTCATAAGCTGGGGAAGGGGGACTGCGTGTTCATTGACTGTCAGTTGCCGTACTCGCACAGTACGGATACAGACCTATGGTCTCTGTCGTGGATCCATTTTTCCGGTGTGACCATGCAGACTGTTTATCAGAAATATCAGGAGCGCGGAGGACGGCCGGTATTCAAACCGGATAACTTTGCCGGCTTCCAGTCACTTCACCAGTCACTGTTTGATCTTGCAGCTTCAGATGACTATATCCGGGATATGCGGATCAACAGCGGCTTGAATGAACTGCTGGTATTTCTCATGAACGAGTCGTGGCATCCGGCAGAGCATCCGGACCGGGCACGGAAAAAGCAGAACCTGTTGCCGGTCCGGAACTACCTGGAAGTGCACTATACGGAGAAGATCGTGCTGGATGAGCTGGCAGACCGTTTTTTTATCAGCAAGTTCCATCTTTCCCGTGTATTCAAGGAGCAGTTCGGGGTCAGTATCCATGCCTATGTC carries:
- a CDS encoding AraC family transcriptional regulator; its protein translation is MDQELFNPQSSSVSSSRIIYTPSTFARTSLLHLQEVGSLQAVHPHVSQREDLVSFLCFIVLSGEGELSYEEQTYQLGKGDCVFIDCRKAYSHSTSDNLWSLQWCHFYAPSLPAVYEKYKERGGRPVFHPDDIASFTSLLSDLYNLASSSDYIRDMRINEKLGTLLTLLMEQSWHPESVTVSRKRMELAAVKEYLDEHYTEKIMLEELAEKFFINKFYLSKIFKETYGTTVNNYLISKRITRAKQLLRFTDMTVDEVGVAVGMGDANYFSRMFRKVEGISPREYRKQW
- a CDS encoding helix-turn-helix domain-containing protein: MKDLFLHDSLDTSPVVFSDRILYTPTSFAKTALLYLQEIGSLQAKKPHTSSRTRLSSYLFFCVDSGSGELEYRGKRHKLGKGDCVFIDCQLPYSHSTDTDLWSLSWIHFSGVTMQTVYQKYQERGGRPVFKPDNFAGFQSLHQSLFDLAASDDYIRDMRINSGLNELLVFLMNESWHPAEHPDRARKKQNLLPVRNYLEVHYTEKIVLDELADRFFISKFHLSRVFKEQFGVSIHAYVRNLRITKAKQMLRFTDKKLEDIGYRCGLGAPHYFSRIFRQVEGITPSEFREKWGEAGR